Genomic window (Halorussus caseinilyticus):
TCGACGAACGTCTCCAGTGCAGTCCCGTGTTGACGAACACGCTCGCGGGCGTTCTCCGACAAGAGTCCGTCGACACCACCGACCTCCAGAAGCGAACGGAGGTGGCCCCACCGTTTGATCCCGGCGGTACGGAGTCTGTACAGTATTTCCGGATCTTCGGTCGCGTACCAAAGATCCGCAGACGCTGCACCTTCCCTCGGATCGAACGTCGAGACATCGAGCTTTCGCCGGTACTCCTCATGGTCGTCCCCGTCTGGTGCCGGAACGTCTACCGCGTCAGCGGTGTCGAGCGCCGGCGGATCCGCAACAGGGTTGTGATCGTCTGCAGCCGTGAGGTGCTGGAAACCGTACTTCACTCCCGACTCTTCTAGCCGCCGCCTCCAGCGTTCCCGCTCATCGCTCCGAGCAGTAAAGTAGAACACCTGCCTCCCCTGCCGAGCGAGGTCGATTACGGTGTCTAATACGGTCTCTGCCCGCCGGTCGTCAAACGGTGCCAGCGTCTCGTCCAGCAATAATGGCGGGGCAGTCTCCTGCTCCCTGTGTTCGACGAAAGCGACCCGGACCGCCAGCAGTACTTGAACTCGCGTCCCACTAGATAGATCGTTCAGGTCAACACGCCGGTCCTCCCCGGTATCGTAAGCTCTGAACGTCCCATCTTCGAGTCTGAGTTCGAACTGCCCGTCGGTGACGCGACGCAAGAGCTCGTCCGCCCGGCGGAATACTGGCTCCTGGTTACTAGTTACTGTCTCCGCCTCCACGAACTCAAGAAGCGAGTCCGTGACTGCCTCTGCTACGTCTCTCTCAAGCTCTGATTCGAGTTCAGCCAGTGCCTGGTCCCGCTGCTGGACTGCGTCAGCGATTTCCGTCGACGTCTTCGCGCTCTCGATCTCGTTTTCCAACTCCGTCTTTTCCTGTAGCAGACGGTCGTACTCGGCTGCCGTCTCCCGCTTCTCTCTTAATTCGTTCTGGAGATACTCCTTATTTCTCTCTTCAATCTCTTCGTCGTGTCTAGAGTGATCCCGGAGGTCCTCACGGCGATTCTCAAGCGTGGTCTTCGCCTTGTTCTTCGCCTCAACGGCGGCCTCGTAGTCCGATAGCTGTCCACACAACTTCTCCAAGCGGTCTCGGTTGCCCGGATCTAGTCCACGGTCCGCGAACAGCGCCTCCCGCTCGGAAGTAAGTCGGTCGAGTTCGCTTCGAGCCTCGGTAACAGTCCCCCGCACCTCTGCCAGCTTTTGCTTTGCGTTCTCGAAGTCCCGCCGACGCTTCTCCAGGCTCTCAATCACGCCGGCCGCGTCAGCGGCAGTTTCAACCTCGTAGTCGTACGTCTCGGTCGTGTACGGCGCAACGGTTGCGAGGAAATTCTCGCGGTTCTCCGCGATTTGGTCCTCGGCTTCCGACAGTACCGCCTGTTTCCTACAGACTTCCTCGTCAGCCGCCTGCCAACGCTCAACCCGCTCAACTACCACCGCCAGGTCGATGTCATCATCGACTTCGGTATCGAAGCGCGCCCGGAGCTGTTTCCGGGCGATTTCCAGTTCATCTTCGAGTTCGTCGACATCGTACCGGGCAAGGAGTTCCTCCCGTTTCCGTGCCTCCTGTGTGTCGAGTTCCACTTCCCCGAGTCTCTCACGGATCTCAGAGAGCCGTTCCCTGACCGAGTCGGCTTCCCACGCCGCCGGCTCCTTGAGGCCGGTCTGCCGGAACGTTTCTGCGTGGGTCGCTCGGGGATTCTTCGTGGCGTCTTCCTCTCCTCCTGAAACAAGGACTGCGTATGCAGCTATCCCGAGACCGAGCAATGTCAGTAGCAGTCCGAGTGGATTGGAGGTGAACGCGAGGAAGACACCCGCGATGGCCGCGAGTACACCCGCCGCAACAGCCGCCCAGACCATTCCCCGATTCTCTTCCTCATCAGTAGCACGTTCCGGTGGAGCCGTCAACCAGTTCTCAAGCGCACCCCGACCGTCCTCAAGAGTCGAACGATCCGGAACTCGGTCTGACTCGCCTTCGAGCCACTCTTTGATCGCGGCTTCGATTTGCTTCTTTCCTTCTACTTCGGTCACCTTCTCGACGAAGGACCGTAATTCGTCGAGGTCATCCGTTTCTACACTTCGGAGCGTCTCCTCGTCGAGGTCAAGCGGAAGGCTGCCCCTGATCTTTTGACGTTTTTCCTCCGCACCGGATAGCTCGCGCTTCAGCCGGTCACGGTCGTCTTCGGCATCGTCAAGTTGGTTCTGATACTGCCGGAGACTCTCCAGATCGTCATCGGTAATCCCGTCCTCGGGGAGTTCCGTGGCCGCCAGCGCCTGAGAGGCCTCCCGGTACGTCTCCGCCGTATCTCGTTCACGACCCTTTTGCGTTCGTATCTGCTCGTCCAGACGGTCAAGTCGGTCTAGTTCCTTTCCATTGAACGCCCCTAGCTCTTGCGGGAACTCTTCCAGTTCTTCCACCTTCTCTTCGTAGTCCGCTCTCGCCTCCGCGTGCTCAATTGCTGTTTCGAGGAGTTCAACTCGCTCTCGGGCCGATTCGGCGTCTGCAAGCCGCTCTTCGGTCCGGGAGAGTTCCTCCTGTTCCTCTTCGAGGTCCGGTGTCTCCTGCCTCAAATCCTCTACCCGCTGGATCGCCTTTTTTGCCTCCTGTGTGGCACTGAGGTTTCGAGTAGAGGGGCTCGCTCCCTCTTCGAGATCGAAGCTTTCACGGACGGCGTCGATGTCGAAACCTCCGGTCGATTCGCGCTGGATGACGGTAGCGAACTCGCCGTCATCCGTCTCCTCCTGTAGTAGCTCGTGCAGAGACAACGAATACCGACGACCTCCGTGCAGCGATGGGACCGGGATCGGGTCGGCGGCGGCACCGTCTACGAAATTTTCAGACATGCCACCGCGGAGTTCGACTCTCCGCTGATCCCCGTCATGGGATAATTGCGTACTGATCTCTGCTGATGTCGGGGCCTCGTCGGGCCACAGCGACCAGCGAATCGCCTCCGACAGCGTTGTCTTCCCGGCCGCATTCTCTCCGTAGACTACATTAACACCGGGTGAGAAGCCGTCAACGGTGAATCCACCGGCTTCGAACCCTGGAGCACGCTTGAGCATGACCGATTCGACGACGACCGGGGTTCCCCGGTCATCTTCATCACTGCGTTCTGCCTCGCTCTCGTCCACCTCGGTCATCGCTGGTTCACTCATCCGCTGGCACCCCTTGCTGGTCAAGGAAAGTGTCTAGAAGCGACCGCGCCTGTCGGCGCAACACGGCCTTCGATTCGTCTTCCGTCGGTCGATCATACGTTTCGTCGTGGGAGCGAAGTTCCCTGTAGGCATTCGACTCGTGCGTCTCCCGTGCGCTCGCGTGCGCCGCTTCGATCACGTTCTGATACGGGTCCAGCGGTTCGTCTCCGTCGAGCGCCAGTAAGAGTCCAGCAAGATAGCCGACGGGGTCGTCTTCACCGGCCCGTTCGGTAAGGTCAACCGCTGGCGTCGTGTCGATAGACACGTTAATAACCCGTACTGCCGTTCCCGCTTCGGTGAGTTCGATCTGCTCAAATTCCGCTCGGCGGTCGAGCAGATCAGTATGGGCTGCCGTCCGCCCTTCAAGTGTTAGCTCGGCCGCGAGAAGCTCCGCCTCGGAGTCGCTCTCCGTGACGGTCTCGCGTAGCCCATCGTGCGTCGCATCAATTACATCGTGAAATCCCTGATCAGGGCCAGTCGAGACGACGATGTCCTCATACTGAAGTGTCGCCGAGAAGAGCGGACGCGTATCCACTGCCCCTTCCGAGTCAACCGTGAGGAGCCACGCACCGTGACCCTCTGTCTCGCTCGAATCAAGCGGCTGAAGCGACCCCGGATAGACAACGAGAGGGCTCTCATGGCGGACTCCCGAGCTGTGGAGGTGTCCCAAAACCCACGCCGCATGTCCGCTCGTCGCTAACGCATCCACGTCAACTGGCGCATACCGATCTTCGCGTCCATTCAGGTCAGCGTGGACGACACCGAGTTGCGGCACGCTGTCACGGTCAAGGTCGTACTCGTCTAACGGACTCTCGGGATAGTACCGACTCGGGAACGACCAGCCGTCGATCTGGAGCCGAGCCTCACCGCCCTCCCCGACGAGGGTTTCCCGCTCCCACTCCCCATTACGACCAAGCAACCGGACACCGTCGATAGCGTCCGCCAAGTCCGGAACAACGTCGTAATCGTGATTCCCAGCCACACATAGAAGCGGAATACCAGCTTCCTCAAGGGTCGTAGCTACCGACTCGACGGCTCCGTACGCTTCAGCGTACTTGTTCTCCCGGTCAACGAGGTCACCGGCCACGACAACGGCGTTAACATCGTGATCCACAGCTGTTTGAGCGATATCGGTCCAGATCATCCGGGGAGAGAAATCGGCTGCATCGAACCTTGCCGGAAGTTGACTCGGGCGGCGTCCGATATGGACGTCTGCTACACAAAGAACCTCTACTGATCCCATTTCTAAGTATAAATAAACACTTGGTAAATAAATTCGGCGGAAGGAATAACACCGACCAGTAGTTGATCTCACTCACTCTAACTGCTTTGGGTGACTCGTAGTGTGCCTAAGGAACGATCATACTCATCTTAAATTGGTTCAGACGGTCTACCACTGCGTCGTAGAGTCGGTCTATCAAAGCCTGAAATAGGCTGAAACGTAAAGGAAGAACACGTCTCGTACTCTCCCCTAGAAATCGGTAAGGACGCTCGATTGAATCCCCACTTTCTGTCTGAAATTTCAATCCTTAACGATGGCACGTCTGTTTTGGAATTAGCGTTTGCTGAACTAGTCGGTGAAGTCTTCATTAGCTAGCGACGGAGAGGAACTTAGCATCTCGTATGAGGCTCTCATACTACGATAACACAGACAGTAGTCCTTCCGTGATGACCGTTCCCTCCGTCGTATCGACAAAGTATACTTGTTTCCTATCCTCCGGCTCGACAGCCGTCACCTCGGTTTGGCCACCGATTCGTCGATGTCCCGTGAATGCCAGTCGCTTCCGATTGACCTTCGGCCGAATCTCCATCAGGTGTCTGAACGCGCCACCAGTTTCGCGCCCGGGTGTGAGCCTGATTTTATCGGAGAACTCGCCTCTCTCCCCTTCATCGTGACTCCACTCGTAACCGAGCAAGTCGAGATAGTCACAGACTTGGTCGAAAATCTCGCCCCGGTACTGCCAGTATCCACCTTCGTATTCGACGGGCCCTGCTTGTTCGAAATCGTGGATAATGCCATCCAGAAACCACCAATGTGGTCGTAAATCTAACTAATGTGATTCCAACACGCTTCCTTCCGGGGATTTCGCACAGACCACTGCGCAGTTTTAGCTTGCCATCGGCATCATCATCGCTTCTGCCACCCAGTATTTGGTGGTCTTAACCAACAGCCACCCCTACTTCAGCCCGTATGTTGGTTAACTCCGCTACACTCGATATACTGAAGATGAGTTCTCTAGTTCCGGCCTCATCAGTCGGCCTACGAATAGACACTACTCGCTGGGCAGAAACTCATCAGTCATAGCCGTCCGGCGTCCTCGGGGACGAGTGTGAATCCGAGTGTCCGAAAGTCACTATCGAACGCGAAGATATGGTTGATATCACGGCTTCCAGCAAGGACACTACTGGTGTGGTCGACGAACGAGATTTGGTGGTCGTCGTACTGGGCGAACTCATCACAGGCGGCATTGAATGCAGGTTTGTCCACGGGGAGGATGTTGAAGCTCTCGGACCCTCGGATGGTCTCAAGTGTTTCCACGGCTTCAGCGTGCCCGACCTTCCGCAGTATCAACGTCGTGAGCTCTGAGAGAACTGACCGGCTCGTGTAGAGCGGACGGTATGGAAGATCGCCAGCGGCAATCGCATCGAACACATCCCGAGCGCGGTCGTGACGTTCGGCCTGTTCGTAGGCCCACGCGAAGAACGCGCCTGTATCGATGAACAACGGGGTTGCACCCTGTACCATTACGACTCAACCTCACCGTAGAGGATATCATCGATATCGTCCTCGCCGACGGGTTCGTCCTCATCACCGGCGTGCGCCTCGGCATCCCAGAACGGGTCGTCTGGATTGATTTCGGCTGTGGTGTCTTCGGTGTCGGTGAGCCACCAGACGACGGCGTTTGCGCCGACGGTGCGGCGTTCGACTCGGCCTTGTTCGTGGAGCGTGATCAGTTTCTGGCGGGCGGCTTCAGAACTACAGTCAAGGAGTTCGCCGAGTTCTTTCGCGGTGGCGACGGGGCTGTCGGTTTGGCGGATGGCTTCGAGGACATCCTCGAGAGAGATTGTCCCGACATATTGGCCGTGGTCGTTCCGCTCGCGATCCTGACTCATGACTACTCGTTCGTGGGCTACCTACCTAAACCTATTGCCACGAGGCAACAGGAAGGGAGGAGCTGTTCTCTCAAGACATGGTGAACCATTTTGGGATAGTATACTGTTCGATAATACAGCGACGGCTACTTTCTGCTGGATTCGCCGAATTCGAGAACCGAGGTGATCTAATCGATGAGGCAGGAGTCCAGTATGGACGTTCCACACTCACCAAATGCATACAAATCGCCAGCATCTGTCGCTGCGAATACGAGATCAGACGTTACCGCTGGGGTACTCCGCCCCATTTCCTGATTCCGCCCTAATTCGACGCGCGTCTGTTCTGTTCCCGCCTGTGCGTCGAGGACGAATAAGTGGCCGTACATAGTGTCGCGCTGAATCCAACCCGGAACGTAGACAGAGTCACTCGCAACGACGGGCGTCGAAACGAGATCGATCTCAGGCTGTCCTTCAGTACGGCCGCCGAACCGCCAGACACGTTCGCCCGTCTCGACGCGGCGTGCTTCGACACCGAACTCGGCCACGTGATACACCAAATTATCGGCGACTGCTAGGCCCGCGTCTCCTCATCGAACACCGACGGATTTCCGCCAGCGAACCGTTTTCGTCGGCAGATCGACCGCAGCGATAGACTGCTGGTTATCGTGCTCACGAAGGGGCACTAAGAGCGTGTCGTCAACGATTGTTGGTGTTCCGGCGACCGGCGCTTCCCATCGCCATCGCTCCTCACCATTCAGGATGTCAAGGGCGATGAGACGCTCGGAGTCGACCATCGGGACGTAAACGGTACCGTCCGCCGCCGCTAACTGCCACATTCCGGCGGAGTCGGGGAATGTGACTCGCCACCGTTCAGTACCATCGTCTGGGTCAAGTCCGAATACTGTTTCTGGTTGCTCCGTCTCCTCAACGGACGTACTGTACGTTCCCGTCACGACAATGTCGTCCGTCACAATCGGTGGGATAGTATCGGGTGTCTGTTGCCCTTCATAGAGATTATCGAACGTCCATTGCTCATTGCCGTCTGTCCCGATCGCTTTCAATCCAGGTTTCGTCTGGACGAACAGCTGGTTGTCGTTGAGGACGAGCGAATCAGAGAGATAGAAGTAGTGGAACTCGTCACTTCGCCAGAGTTCCGTCGTCCAGAGCGATTCGCCGGTTGCGGCGTCGAGCGCTTCTAGCCACACTCCACCCTGTTCGTCGCTTGTCGCCTCACGAGAGTACCCGAAATAGAGGATTCCATTGCTAACGACAGGTGAGACCGTCACAACGCCTCGGCTCTCCCGTGACTGTTGCCATTCTGCGTGAAGCGATGCTGTCGGGCCGTCAGTCGAGGCGAATCCTGTATGGGCGTTATCGACTGTTCGACGCGGCCAGTGGCCGCGTGCGCTTGGGTTATCGAACGAGAGACAGCCTGTGAGCGTAGTGAGAGTGCTCGTACATGCTGCGAGGAATGTTCGGCGGGTGGAGGGCATTGGTAAGAGAGGGACACATCGGTCACATATGCGTTATCATCTTGGCAGGTTGATCTCGAGTTGAACACTGACGACATGCCATTGCGAGACGTTACCGGTAACGTCTAACTTATTATACTGTTCAAGAGTCAGCGCACCGACGTCATTCGGTTTGTCGACAGTTGGCGGCCTCCTCCCACGACTAAAGTCGTTGGCTTCCGCCTAGAAACTCATGTGAAGCCCGTGCGAATTCTAAAGTTCGTAAAATTCGTAGAGTTCGTATGAATCCTACAGTTCTTAAAATCCGTGCGATTCGTAGAGTTCGTAAGCTTCTCACGAACTTTTATTATCACGGATTGAGTTGAGTTGACCGACAGCGAACTCCACAACTCCCACGAACTCTACGGACTGTTCGAATCGTAGAACTCGTACAGTTCGTAGAGTTCGTACAGTTCGCTCTGGTGAGACACGATGTCAGAAACGAAATCCTCCCCCGGACACGAACCACGCGCAGTCTGCCTCCCGATGCTCAAAGGCGGCTTCGGAAAGAGCATCTTCGCAAACACCCTCGGCGGCGTCCTCGGTGACGTGCGAGGCCACGACGTACTCGTCGCCGACCTCGACCCGGCCGGACACCTTTCGACCGGCCTCGGGTACTACACGCGCGAAGACGAGGACGCCCTCGACCTTGGCGATGTCCTCCTTGAGGATGCCAGTCCCGAAGACATCATCAAGCAACCCGGCTACGGGTTTGACTTCATCCCAAGCGTGAATCTCGAAACAGTGACCGAGGACCTCTCCCGCGATAGTGTGATGGCGAGCGACATGCGACTCAAGCAGGATCTCGTCGACCCACTCCTCGGTGACGAATATGAGTATATCCTGTTCGACATCCCGGGGAGTCGGAACAAGCTGGTGAACAATGCGGTCGTCGCAGCGCCGAACGCCATCCTGCCGTTGAAGCCCGTCCCCGAGGCCCTGAATGGAATGCGGGAGACTGCAACGAAGCTAGTTGGTGAGATCCGCCAGCACATCGACTTCGAGATTCTGGCGGTCGTGCCCAACGACCTTCGGGCGCGTATCGACCAGCAGACGAAAGACCGCCGACTCCTCGAAGCGATGAACACCCAAGAGCAGTTCGCTGCCTACCTGCTCGCTGGCCGTGACGGAGTCGACCCTGATACTGGCACGCTCCCCGAGGGCGTGGACGTTGCGGAGGTTCTCGACAATCACATTCCGCCGTTCGCGCGAGTCACCGCAGATGAATGGGCCGCAATCGATGCAGACGAGATGGATCCGCCGAAGATACCGATTCGGCACTCCGCCGCATTCGGTGATGCCTACGAGGAGCGCAAGCCTGTGACTGCCTACGACCCCGAGTGTACCCAGATTCAGCACTTCGAGGCACTGGCGGAGATCATCGAGCAGGGGGGAATCTAGCAATGACCGGCTTCGACCTCGGTGAATCAGCCACCGACGACGAAACTGAACCGGACGAGACGGATGCGATTGCAGACGCGGACGGAACGTCCGAGCAAGACGATAGTCGGCAAGATGAGAAAAAAGCGGACGACAAGACGGAAGAAGAAGAGACGGACCCCCGCGTAGAGCCAGCGTTTCCGTTTTCTGATGACCTCCGAGAGAGCTGGTATGTCCGTGACGAGATAGTGACTGAGTTTGAGGACGCAGTCGACTTTGAGGCGAAGCCCTTACTCCGTGAACACGGCGTCCGGAACGAGACTGGTCGTGAGATTCAGGACGCCGCGATACAGGTGGCGAAAAATAATCCCGAAGAACTCGCCAAAGTTATTCTCCAAGACCGCGGTATCGATATCGAAGACGACGAAGCGTAGTACAAGAGAAACGACCACTCGCCAGCTAGACTGGTTAGCTTACAGGAGGATAGTATTAATACATCAACTCGTATCTTGGGTATTTGGGTCGGGGTGTACCCCCCCACCCCACGTTTCCGTCGTATCGAGGAAAGACCGGTAGGGATTGTTCAAACGATGGACCAGCAATTCTCAAAGCTCTTGAAGTTCGTACGATTCGTAGAGTTCGCAACAGCGTTCCGATATTGTTGAGAAGTCTAAACCAGTGGCTGTGCTGGCTTCAGCTGACGACCGTAAGAATAGACAAATTAAAATAGCTCTATTGCATATAGCCCATTAAGCTAACTTCGTTTTAAAATAGGACGAAGTAAACTTCGTCCTACCGAGCGAAACGACGGTTTCATTGCCTTATCTTTCCCGTTAGTATCCCGCAGAAGAGGAGTCTTCGTGGTGATTCTTCGTAGCCGGCACCTCGTTTTGACTGCCCCTCCGTGTTTGTAGATTACGACGGAAACGTTGGGTGGGTGGGTGGGTTAGCGGCTTCCCGTTTCATTTCTCTCTTCGCCTCACCGCAGTCATCCATATTTCTCACCTACGTCGGAAACCTGGTTCTCGTATCTTCTATCTTATTCCTGCGTCTTTAGCCGTCTATCTAGAGAATTCGACGGAAAAAACGTCGGAAACGTGGGGTGGGGGAGTCCACTAGTTTTATGCGGTTTCCGCTCACAACGTCTTGTAGTAAATGACGCCCGACTCCTCGTCTGATTCCGTCAACGACCCGCTCTTTGACTCCGGGCATCGAATCTTCTCAAACAAAGACCTCCTGAAAACCGGCCACGTTCCAGAAGCCGACCGGATTGTCGGTCGCGATGAAGAAATTTCTAAACTAGCGAAGCGCCTGAATGGTGCAGTTCACGGATACTCACCTGAGAACGTGATGATCTACGGGAAAACTGGGACTGGAAAGTCACTCGTCTCAAGGCACGTCTGTGAACGCGCTCAAAACGCAACGGGAGAGGATGTCGACATCGGCGTAGCATACATTGACTGTGCGGAAGACGACACCGAAACTCAGGCCGTCTCTCGCTCGCCGCGAAACTAAACGACGAGTCTGTCACGGACATCAGCGTTCCCCATACCGGGCTCAGCACGTCGAAATACTACAAGCTTCTCTGGAAAACACTCGACACACAGTTTGACTCGGCTATCATCATTCTCGATGAGGTCGACTTGATGGATGACGATAGTGTTCTGATGAAGCTCTCGCGAGCTGAGGAAGCCGGGAAAATCGATTGTAGCATCGGCGTCCTCGCAATTAGTAACAAAATCCAGTACGTGAACAACCTGAATGAGCGAGTGAAAAGTAGCTTCCAACACAAGGAGTTGTTCTTCAAACCGTATGATGCGAACCAGCTCCGAGAAATCATGCTCAACCGGCAGGATGCCTTCCAAGACGGTGTCCTCTCCGAGGATGTGATTCCGCTCGCTGCTGCGTTTGCCGCCCAAGAGCATGGTGATGCTCGACGAGCAATTGATATCCTCCGTCACGCTGGCGAGGTTGCTTACGAAGATGACGCGGAGAAAGTCCGGGAAGAACACGTTCGGCAAGCCCAGCAACATGCGGAGAAAGACCGCTTCCGGGAACTTGTGAACGGTGCACCCACACAGGCGAAGGCCGCCCTCCTCGCACTGACTGAACTCACCATCAATTCTGCCGACGATGCGTTTCTCACAAGCCGTGTGTACGACCAGTACGAACAGATTTGTACACATCTCGATGTGGATACGCTCTCGGTCCGACGCTTCCGGGATATCGTGAAGGAACAGGCGTTTCTTGGCGTCGTCGAGATTGAGAAGATCAACAAGGGAAGTGCAGGCGGTATCCATCTGCAGAATCGCCTTATCGAAGACCCACAGGTTGTTCGTGAAACAATCCTTGAGGACACTCGGATGCAGGATTGGGCGGCCGAGTAGTCTTTCTCTTGTACGAGAACGCACGGCGGAAACGAGGGGTGGAATGAGACGACGGAAATCAGGGGTGTGGAAACGTCGGAAACGAGGGGGGTAGGAAGATACGACAGAAACGAGGGGTGCAAGGGAACGTCGGAAATCTGGGGTCCAAAATATGCGACGGAAATCGGGGGTGTGGAAACGTCGGAAACGAGGGGTGTAACACACTAACCGGATTTATCATCTCGCACGAGTGTGTTACCTTAGACGATGTCCGGAGATTCACTTCACGTATAATCTATTAGAAATTCACCCGTCCGGATTGACGGGACCTTTGTACTGTGAGCGGATTTTGTCCCCGTCCCGCCACTGCCAGTAGTAGTAGCGATTGCCGTTAATCTCCTTGATCGTGATTGTCGCCTTCGATGGGACGTCATCTGGGAGGTCGTCCGGCCGTTCTTCGATTTTATCTTCTTCCTCTTTCTCGGCAAGACGCTCTTCACGCTCACGGTATTCAGCGAGTTCCTCGGCATAACTTGCGACGTGACGAAGGGCCTCGGGCGAGGAGTCATTGAGGATGTCGACGATGTTGGCGGGGAGTTCAGCTGGGGGTGTCGGTGGCTTGTAGGACATGGTGGCTCACTCTGTGTTAACCAACATAGGCCGCTACTACCGTAGTTTTGTTGGTTAAGACTGTTTCGGGACCGCCAACCCCTGGCAGCTGTAACATTACTCGAAACCATTTCATATACTAGTTTCGTATTATGTTACACCGTGTTGCAGAGCATCGAACTGGAGGTCCTCGCCACCGTCGAACGCGGCGACACGATCTCCGATCTTGCGACGGATCTCGACCACAGCAAGAGTTATCTCTCTCGTGCCGTCGCGGACCTCGCCGAGAAAGGCTTAGTCTACACGCAGCGCAATGGCCCCGAAAAAGGGTCATTCCTTCGGCTGCTCGGGCGGTCGAACTCTACCAAGATCTCGTGCGCCAGCACTCCACATCGAGTTTACCGAGTTGCTGACGCACAAGGCACTCGAGGTACTCTATTACCTGGACCAGCCACGAACCGTCGCCGAGATTGCCGCGCAAAGCGACAACTACCGCAACACCGTCAATCGCGTTCTCAAACGGTTACAGGACCGTGGACTCGTCGGCACGGACGACGGGTGCTACCACTTCAACGGGGACTTCAAGCAACTTCACGAATTCGCGCACGAACTCGCCCATCATCTCCACCGACAGTGCCTCGAATTGGTAGTCGACACCGCAACCAACACCACCCAAACGGGGGAAATATAATGCGGCGCGAGTACGTACCCCTAGATATGAGTAGTGAGGCCGCGGCCGAGGCGCTTCCTGCTGGCTCACACCGCGAGGCAGCCACAGCCTTTGTCGAGCGCGCACGGTCTCAGCACGGTGATGACCTCGTCGAGCTGTACGTTTTCGGGTCGACTGTCCGTGGCGAAGCAAGGGGTCGGTCGAGCGACGTCGATATCCTGGTCGTCCTCCCGGATGCACCAGACCGAGACGCTATCGCTGATTCTCTCCGTGACATCGCCTACGACGTGATGCTCGAACACGGGCCGCTTGTCGAACTCCACATTTTTGACGAGACTACGTTCGAGCGCCACCGGAACGAAGGGAACCCGTTTGTTCACAATGTTCTCAGCGAGGGTCGATCCTATGCCTGATGAGGAAGCTCCCAGTGATGCTGCGGTTGAGGATCAACTCCGACAGGCCCACCAAGCGCTTTCTGATGCTGACGGAGCACGGGACGCAGGGCTCTCCGACGCGGTCATAATTAACCGGCTGTACTATGCGTGCTTTCATGCCGCACAGGCCGCCTTATACGACCGAGGGTATGATCCTAGCACACATGGCGGTGTTCTCTCTTTGTTTGGGTCCGAGATCGTCAGTGAAGGAGATGCATCGCGCGAAGACGGCCGCTTTCTGAACGACCTCGGGGAACTCCGCCAGCAGGCTGACTATGGCTATGGGACCCTTGACGAGGATGTTGATGCACTTCTTTCGCGAACTCACACATT
Coding sequences:
- a CDS encoding ATP-binding protein — encoded protein: MSEPAMTEVDESEAERSDEDDRGTPVVVESVMLKRAPGFEAGGFTVDGFSPGVNVVYGENAAGKTTLSEAIRWSLWPDEAPTSAEISTQLSHDGDQRRVELRGGMSENFVDGAAADPIPVPSLHGGRRYSLSLHELLQEETDDGEFATVIQRESTGGFDIDAVRESFDLEEGASPSTRNLSATQEAKKAIQRVEDLRQETPDLEEEQEELSRTEERLADAESARERVELLETAIEHAEARADYEEKVEELEEFPQELGAFNGKELDRLDRLDEQIRTQKGRERDTAETYREASQALAATELPEDGITDDDLESLRQYQNQLDDAEDDRDRLKRELSGAEEKRQKIRGSLPLDLDEETLRSVETDDLDELRSFVEKVTEVEGKKQIEAAIKEWLEGESDRVPDRSTLEDGRGALENWLTAPPERATDEEENRGMVWAAVAAGVLAAIAGVFLAFTSNPLGLLLTLLGLGIAAYAVLVSGGEEDATKNPRATHAETFRQTGLKEPAAWEADSVRERLSEIRERLGEVELDTQEARKREELLARYDVDELEDELEIARKQLRARFDTEVDDDIDLAVVVERVERWQAADEEVCRKQAVLSEAEDQIAENRENFLATVAPYTTETYDYEVETAADAAGVIESLEKRRRDFENAKQKLAEVRGTVTEARSELDRLTSEREALFADRGLDPGNRDRLEKLCGQLSDYEAAVEAKNKAKTTLENRREDLRDHSRHDEEIEERNKEYLQNELREKRETAAEYDRLLQEKTELENEIESAKTSTEIADAVQQRDQALAELESELERDVAEAVTDSLLEFVEAETVTSNQEPVFRRADELLRRVTDGQFELRLEDGTFRAYDTGEDRRVDLNDLSSGTRVQVLLAVRVAFVEHREQETAPPLLLDETLAPFDDRRAETVLDTVIDLARQGRQVFYFTARSDERERWRRRLEESGVKYGFQHLTAADDHNPVADPPALDTADAVDVPAPDGDDHEEYRRKLDVSTFDPREGAASADLWYATEDPEILYRLRTAGIKRWGHLRSLLEVGGVDGLLSENARERVRQHGTALETFVEAYTVGRGKPVDRDVLEASNAVSDKFIDEASDLADRVAGKPEAVLDGLSNEVNYFREDKVEELRAYLREQGYIDPRPTRSDEQIYAEVVDIYCQCGLAQRPQLKPHQGKSDLGGPRPKCGRGLTELSNAIIFTLLGSRLSNGPVPELLHSRAFRHQC
- a CDS encoding metallophosphoesterase family protein, coding for MGSVEVLCVADVHIGRRPSQLPARFDAADFSPRMIWTDIAQTAVDHDVNAVVVAGDLVDRENKYAEAYGAVESVATTLEEAGIPLLCVAGNHDYDVVPDLADAIDGVRLLGRNGEWERETLVGEGGEARLQIDGWSFPSRYYPESPLDEYDLDRDSVPQLGVVHADLNGREDRYAPVDVDALATSGHAAWVLGHLHSSGVRHESPLVVYPGSLQPLDSSETEGHGAWLLTVDSEGAVDTRPLFSATLQYEDIVVSTGPDQGFHDVIDATHDGLRETVTESDSEAELLAAELTLEGRTAAHTDLLDRRAEFEQIELTEAGTAVRVINVSIDTTPAVDLTERAGEDDPVGYLAGLLLALDGDEPLDPYQNVIEAAHASARETHESNAYRELRSHDETYDRPTEDESKAVLRRQARSLLDTFLDQQGVPADE
- a CDS encoding type II toxin-antitoxin system VapC family toxin; translated protein: MVQGATPLFIDTGAFFAWAYEQAERHDRARDVFDAIAAGDLPYRPLYTSRSVLSELTTLILRKVGHAEAVETLETIRGSESFNILPVDKPAFNAACDEFAQYDDHQISFVDHTSSVLAGSRDINHIFAFDSDFRTLGFTLVPEDAGRL
- a CDS encoding HTH domain-containing protein, whose product is MSQDRERNDHGQYVGTISLEDVLEAIRQTDSPVATAKELGELLDCSSEAARQKLITLHEQGRVERRTVGANAVVWWLTDTEDTTAEINPDDPFWDAEAHAGDEDEPVGEDDIDDILYGEVES
- a CDS encoding PQQ-binding-like beta-propeller repeat protein, with the protein product MTVSPVVSNGILYFGYSREATSDEQGGVWLEALDAATGESLWTTELWRSDEFHYFYLSDSLVLNDNQLFVQTKPGLKAIGTDGNEQWTFDNLYEGQQTPDTIPPIVTDDIVVTGTYSTSVEETEQPETVFGLDPDDGTERWRVTFPDSAGMWQLAAADGTVYVPMVDSERLIALDILNGEERWRWEAPVAGTPTIVDDTLLVPLREHDNQQSIAAVDLPTKTVRWRKSVGVR